One stretch of Bacteroidota bacterium DNA includes these proteins:
- a CDS encoding alpha/beta hydrolase produces MNPKIKSIGFLIIFLTISLSGYAQLKTEIINPSKTWIENDAMFFSNRTLITRDDGSVTFKNQSTKQTNSLYFCTYDFAKDSIEINYKTINLSDKYPTGDIEHNIIYDFYKRQRIDRGIKNYYFIVGGYGKSFKKQVHSYMRRLKSHYGDTLFTKAAIIVFAWGTEGHAIRYYNALRASRRGAADFAIFQHMLDEFVSDTTFFQTHPNDLTIDILFSSMGNYLFKRYMEERKAQNIPFVKTYNRILFVGSVAQRNSFEKGKAFYNLNRMTDTVDVYVNKKDALLMMSSLLHLKGRMGNRGPKNEKDLPGYINVVHIEKILSKADLPGLGHDYLLTNPVL; encoded by the coding sequence ATGAATCCAAAGATAAAGTCTATCGGTTTTCTTATAATATTCCTTACAATATCTTTGTCGGGATATGCACAACTAAAAACAGAGATCATAAACCCATCAAAAACATGGATAGAAAATGATGCGATGTTTTTCAGCAACCGAACTCTGATAACCAGAGACGACGGAAGTGTTACTTTTAAAAACCAATCTACCAAACAAACAAATTCACTCTACTTCTGCACCTATGATTTCGCTAAGGACTCAATTGAAATAAATTATAAAACAATCAATTTATCTGATAAATATCCTACCGGAGACATCGAACACAACATCATTTACGATTTTTACAAAAGGCAAAGAATCGATAGAGGAATCAAGAATTATTATTTTATCGTTGGCGGCTATGGAAAATCTTTTAAGAAGCAGGTTCACAGCTATATGAGAAGACTTAAAAGCCATTATGGCGATACACTGTTTACAAAAGCCGCCATTATAGTTTTTGCCTGGGGTACCGAAGGTCACGCTATTAGATATTACAACGCACTCAGAGCTTCAAGAAGAGGAGCTGCTGATTTTGCAATTTTTCAACACATGTTAGACGAATTTGTAAGCGATACTACATTTTTCCAAACACATCCAAACGACCTGACTATTGATATTCTGTTCTCCTCTATGGGAAACTATCTGTTTAAAAGATATATGGAAGAAAGAAAAGCACAAAACATCCCCTTTGTTAAAACCTACAACCGAATATTATTTGTCGGCAGCGTTGCTCAGCGAAACTCATTCGAAAAAGGGAAAGCTTTTTATAATTTAAACAGAATGACAGATACCGTAGATGTATATGTCAATAAAAAAGATGCATTACTTATGATGTCAAGTTTATTACACCTAAAAGGCAGAATGGGAAATCGGGGACCTAAAAATGAGAAAGATCTTCCCGGCTATATTAATGTAGTTCATATTGAAAAAATATTATCCAAAGCCGATTTACCGGGTCTGGGACATGATTATCTTCTAACAAACCCTGTATTACA